Genomic window (Bradyrhizobium sp. 186):
GTCTGCCCTTCGTGATCGGCCAGTCGGTGATGGCGGCCATTCTGTATTTCGCGTCCGGAGACCATGATGTCGAAGACTGACAGCGCGCCCTTTTCGTATGAAGGGCTCGACCGTGTGATCCACGAGAAGGCGAGGCTCGGGCTTTTGACCTCGCTGATGGCGCATCCCAAAGGTCTGGCGTTCGCCGATCTCAAGCAGCTCTGCGGCCTCACCGACGGCAATCTCAGCCGGCATCTCGCCGTGCTTCAGGAGGCAAGCCTCGTCGAGGTGACCAAGGGCTATGAAGGCAATCGCCCGCACACCACCTGCCGCCTGACCAAGGCCGGCCGCCGCCGCTTCCTCGACTATCTCGCCGTGCTGGAGCGCCTGGT
Coding sequences:
- a CDS encoding transcriptional regulator, with translation MSKTDSAPFSYEGLDRVIHEKARLGLLTSLMAHPKGLAFADLKQLCGLTDGNLSRHLAVLQEASLVEVTKGYEGNRPHTTCRLTKAGRRRFLDYLAVLERLVRDAAKAAGREGAPLGRLGILST